In a single window of the Desulfovibrio sp. ZJ209 genome:
- a CDS encoding flavodoxin family protein yields MNVLLVNGSPHPKGSTWTALNEVAKQLEKHGIDTTIMQVGSKAVRGCIACGKCRDTGYCIFKDDPVNEGIDLLRAADGLVVGSPVYYAGPNATVCAFLDRVFFLKSAPYAFKPAACVVSCRRGGASASFDRLNKYFTIARMPVVASQYWNSVHGNMPEETVQDLEGLQTMRTLGDNMAWLLKCIAAGKAAGVEPPTPEPWVATNFIR; encoded by the coding sequence ATGAACGTCCTGCTCGTCAACGGAAGCCCGCACCCCAAGGGCAGCACCTGGACCGCCCTCAACGAAGTGGCGAAGCAACTGGAAAAGCACGGCATCGACACAACGATCATGCAGGTGGGCAGCAAGGCCGTGCGCGGCTGTATCGCCTGCGGCAAGTGCCGCGACACCGGCTATTGCATCTTCAAGGACGACCCGGTGAACGAGGGCATCGACCTTCTGCGCGCTGCCGACGGCCTGGTGGTGGGCTCGCCCGTGTACTACGCCGGGCCCAACGCCACGGTCTGCGCCTTTCTCGACCGTGTGTTCTTCCTCAAGTCCGCGCCCTATGCCTTCAAGCCCGCCGCCTGCGTGGTCAGCTGCCGCCGCGGCGGCGCCAGCGCCTCCTTCGACCGCCTGAACAAGTATTTCACCATCGCGCGCATGCCCGTGGTGGCCTCGCAATACTGGAACTCCGTGCACGGCAACATGCCGGAGGAGACCGTGCAGGATCTCGAGGGCCTCCAGACCATGCGCACCCTCGGCGACAACATGGCGTGGCTCCTCAAGTGCATCGCCGCCGGCAAGGCGGCGGGCGTGGAGCCGCCCACGCCCGAGCCCTGGGTGGCGACCAACTTCATCCGCTGA
- the rpmH gene encoding 50S ribosomal protein L34, whose protein sequence is MKRTYQPSKIRRARRHGFLARMATPGGRAIIRRRRAKGRKRLAP, encoded by the coding sequence ATGAAAAGGACATACCAGCCGAGCAAGATCCGCCGCGCCCGCAGGCACGGCTTCCTCGCGCGCATGGCCACGCCCGGCGGGCGTGCCATCATCCGCCGCCGCCGCGCCAAGGGCCGCAAGCGCCTGGCCCCCTAG
- the carA gene encoding glutamine-hydrolyzing carbamoyl-phosphate synthase small subunit, with translation MKAVLVLEDGFALEGQSFTGDFETGGEVIFTTGMTGYQEVLTDPSYTGQMVCMTYPLMGNYGITAEDMESAGIHAEAFLVKECCKQPSNWRSTMSLPDFLMQHGTPGVEGLDTRALTRHLRLNGAMRGIISTREKDKEALRQKALGLPTMKGRNLVPRVAATGPYAWYDNAPQHASLGADGSYAWRGTGLPLIVYDYGIKWNILRHLVAAGFEPLAVPPGFSPQAVRATGARAVFLSNGPGDPATLGEEIGIVRELCRDMPVTGICLGHQIIGHALGAHTEKLKFGHHGCNHPVKDLTTGKIEISSQNHGFHVVLDGVADVEATHVNLNDHTLEGLRHKKLPIMSLQYHPEAAAGPRDGNHLFHRFREMIGKATGN, from the coding sequence ATGAAAGCGGTGCTGGTGCTGGAAGACGGCTTCGCGCTGGAGGGGCAGTCCTTCACGGGCGATTTTGAGACGGGCGGTGAGGTCATCTTCACCACGGGCATGACCGGCTACCAGGAGGTGCTCACCGACCCCTCCTATACCGGGCAGATGGTCTGCATGACTTACCCGCTCATGGGCAATTACGGCATCACCGCCGAAGACATGGAATCCGCCGGCATCCACGCCGAGGCCTTCCTCGTCAAGGAATGCTGCAAGCAGCCCTCCAACTGGCGCTCCACCATGTCCCTGCCGGACTTTCTCATGCAGCACGGCACGCCGGGCGTGGAGGGGCTGGACACGCGCGCGCTCACGCGGCACCTGCGCCTCAACGGCGCCATGCGCGGCATCATCTCCACGCGCGAGAAAGACAAGGAGGCCCTGCGCCAAAAGGCGCTCGGCCTGCCCACCATGAAGGGCCGCAACCTCGTGCCCCGCGTGGCCGCCACCGGGCCTTATGCCTGGTATGACAACGCGCCGCAGCACGCGAGCCTCGGCGCCGACGGCTCCTATGCCTGGCGCGGCACGGGGCTTCCGCTCATCGTCTATGACTATGGCATCAAGTGGAACATCCTTAGGCACCTCGTGGCCGCGGGCTTCGAGCCGCTGGCCGTGCCGCCGGGCTTCAGCCCCCAGGCCGTGCGGGCCACGGGGGCGCGGGCGGTCTTTCTCTCCAACGGCCCCGGCGACCCGGCCACCCTCGGGGAGGAGATCGGCATCGTGCGCGAGCTCTGCCGCGACATGCCGGTGACGGGCATCTGCCTCGGGCACCAGATCATCGGCCACGCGCTCGGCGCGCATACGGAAAAGCTCAAGTTCGGCCACCACGGCTGCAATCACCCGGTCAAGGACCTGACCACGGGCAAGATCGAGATCTCGTCCCAGAACCACGGCTTCCATGTGGTGCTGGACGGCGTGGCCGACGTGGAGGCCACGCACGTCAACCTCAACGACCACACCCTCGAGGGCCTCAGGCACAAAAAGCTCCCCATCATGAGCCTGCAATACCACCCCGAGGCCGCGGCCGGCCCGCGCGACGGCAACCACCTTTTCCACCGCTTCCGGGAGATGATCGGCAAGGCCACGGGCAACTGA
- the rnpA gene encoding ribonuclease P protein component: MPHPGAQAAYPKAARVRRRAEFTACYERGRRLHSPHFLLFLLPGHEARSRTGMAVSRKVGDAVTRNRIKRLLREFFRLHAGALPPGDVVAVAKRQAGEARLDLAAVTAELLPLLEGRAKHGRPGTRQQRAAASEGQAPWPA, translated from the coding sequence ATGCCCCACCCGGGAGCCCAGGCGGCCTATCCCAAGGCGGCCCGGGTTCGGCGCAGGGCGGAATTCACCGCCTGCTACGAGCGCGGGCGCCGTCTGCACAGCCCCCATTTTCTGCTTTTCCTGCTGCCGGGGCATGAGGCCCGCTCCCGCACGGGCATGGCGGTTTCCCGCAAGGTGGGCGACGCGGTGACGCGCAACCGCATAAAGCGCCTGTTGCGGGAATTTTTCCGCCTGCATGCCGGTGCGCTCCCCCCGGGGGATGTGGTGGCGGTGGCCAAGCGCCAGGCCGGCGAGGCCCGGCTCGACCTTGCCGCTGTCACCGCCGAGCTTCTGCCGCTCCTTGAGGGGCGGGCGAAACACGGGCGCCCCGGCACGCGCCAGCAACGCGCGGCAGCTTCGGAGGGTCAGGCGCCGTGGCCGGCATAG
- a CDS encoding 6-carboxytetrahydropterin synthase yields the protein MSGLWRLTVREEFAAAHALRHYRGKCENPHGHNFGVELCVEGTELAPDTEILLDFGTLKGVLRASLAGLDHRMLNETPPFDARNPSSENLARHIFRDVAARLAASDDPQAANVRLVSVSVSERASQSATYMDG from the coding sequence ATGAGCGGCCTCTGGCGGCTCACCGTGCGCGAGGAATTCGCCGCCGCGCACGCGCTCAGGCACTACCGGGGCAAGTGCGAGAACCCGCACGGCCACAATTTCGGCGTGGAGCTGTGCGTGGAAGGGACGGAACTGGCCCCGGACACTGAGATATTGCTGGATTTTGGCACGCTCAAGGGAGTGCTGCGGGCGTCCCTGGCCGGGCTCGACCACCGCATGCTCAACGAAACGCCGCCCTTTGACGCGCGCAACCCCTCCTCGGAGAACCTGGCGCGGCACATCTTCCGCGACGTGGCGGCGCGGCTGGCGGCAAGCGATGACCCGCAGGCCGCCAACGTGCGCCTTGTAAGCGTGAGCGTGAGCGAGCGCGCGAGCCAGAGCGCCACCTATATGGATGGATAA
- the carB gene encoding carbamoyl-phosphate synthase large subunit, translated as MPKRTDLHKILVIGAGPIIIGQGCEFDYSGSQAVKALKEEGYEVVLVNSNPATIMTDPQMADATYVEPIEHDTLAAVIRKERPDALLPTLGGQTALNAALELFKSGVLAEYGVEIIGARAEVIEKAESRELFSKAMENIGLKMPASGIAHNMDEVRELGNTLPFPLIVRPAFTLGGTGGGVAYNLEDLEVIAARGLSASPTSEVMIEQSVLGWKEIEMEVMRDKKDNCVVICSIENFDPMGVHTGDSITVAPVQTLSDAEYQKVRDASIAIMREIGVETGGSNVQFGINPVDGDMVVIEMNPRVSRSSALASKATGFPIAKIAAKLAVGYTLDELANDITRETVASFEPAIDYVVLKVPRFTFEKFPGAKDELTTSMKSVGEAMSIGRTFKEALQKGLRSMEIGAPGLGWNFRAELAPVDEIMEKLRTPNSRRIFYLRQALLAGVSEEDIFAASAIDPWFIRQLKDIVDMEAKIRDFGLANDMTPGNPELGEILRLAKEYGFSDRQLAEMWKRPEADIRRLRKEFGILPTYYLVDTCAAEFEAYTPYFYSTYETGDEMQVSDRRKVLILGGGPNRIGQGIEFDYCCCHASFALRDAGIMAIMVNSNPETVSTDYDTSDRLYFEPLTFEDVMNIVEKEKPEGVIVQFGGQTPLNLAVPLMRAGVPILGTSPDAIDRAEDRERFQALIEKLGLLQPPNGTAMDLEQALEVAERITYPVVVRPSYVLGGRAMAVVYDAAELTDYFREQVPEKPEHPILIDKFLEHAIEVDVDALSDGNEVYIAGIMEHIEEAGIHSGDSACVLPSFSLSYDHVANIAAQAEALARELKVVGLMNIQFAIKGDDIYILEVNPRASRTAPFVSKATGVPLPYLATQVMLGKTLDELDPWSLRRGGFTCVKEAVMPFQRFPGVDIILGPEMHSTGEVMGMGADFAEAFLKSQIAAGQRPPRSGKVFLSVNDRDKPYVADVAALFADLGFHLLATRGTAKVLRERGLEVEEVRKVYEGRPNIVDLIINHEVALVINTASGKNTAKDSKAIRRAALTWKVPYCTTLAAARATATALAAGRDVTHVETLQEYYARDARGQE; from the coding sequence ATGCCCAAGCGTACGGACCTTCACAAGATCCTCGTCATCGGCGCGGGCCCGATCATCATCGGCCAGGGCTGCGAGTTCGACTATTCCGGCTCGCAGGCCGTCAAGGCCCTCAAGGAGGAGGGGTACGAGGTCGTCCTCGTCAACTCCAACCCGGCCACCATCATGACCGACCCGCAAATGGCCGACGCCACCTATGTGGAACCCATCGAGCACGACACGCTCGCCGCGGTCATCCGCAAGGAACGGCCGGACGCGCTGCTCCCCACCCTCGGCGGGCAGACGGCATTGAACGCCGCTCTTGAGCTGTTCAAGAGCGGCGTTTTGGCGGAATACGGGGTGGAGATCATCGGCGCGCGCGCCGAGGTCATCGAAAAGGCCGAGAGCCGCGAGCTCTTCAGCAAGGCCATGGAAAACATCGGCCTCAAGATGCCGGCGAGCGGCATCGCCCACAACATGGACGAGGTGCGAGAGCTCGGCAACACCCTGCCCTTCCCGCTCATCGTGCGCCCGGCCTTCACCCTCGGCGGCACGGGCGGCGGCGTGGCCTACAACCTCGAGGATCTTGAGGTCATCGCGGCGCGCGGCCTTTCCGCCAGCCCCACCTCGGAGGTCATGATCGAGCAGAGCGTGCTCGGCTGGAAAGAGATCGAGATGGAGGTCATGCGCGACAAGAAGGACAACTGCGTCGTCATCTGCTCCATCGAGAATTTCGACCCCATGGGCGTGCACACGGGCGACTCCATCACCGTGGCCCCGGTGCAGACCCTCTCCGACGCCGAATACCAGAAGGTGCGCGACGCCTCCATCGCCATCATGCGCGAGATCGGCGTGGAAACGGGCGGCAGCAACGTGCAGTTCGGCATCAATCCCGTGGACGGGGATATGGTGGTCATCGAGATGAACCCCCGCGTGTCGCGCTCCTCGGCGCTGGCCTCCAAGGCCACGGGCTTTCCCATCGCCAAGATCGCGGCCAAGCTCGCCGTGGGCTACACGCTGGACGAGCTCGCCAACGACATCACCCGCGAGACCGTGGCGAGCTTCGAGCCGGCCATCGACTACGTGGTGCTCAAGGTGCCGCGCTTCACCTTTGAGAAATTCCCCGGCGCCAAGGACGAGCTCACCACCTCCATGAAGAGCGTGGGCGAGGCCATGAGCATCGGCCGCACCTTCAAGGAGGCGCTGCAAAAGGGCCTGCGCTCCATGGAGATCGGCGCGCCGGGCCTCGGCTGGAACTTCCGCGCCGAGCTTGCGCCGGTGGACGAAATCATGGAGAAGCTGCGCACGCCCAATTCGCGCCGCATCTTCTACCTGCGCCAGGCGCTCCTCGCGGGCGTGAGCGAGGAGGACATCTTCGCCGCCTCGGCCATCGACCCCTGGTTCATCCGCCAGCTCAAGGATATTGTCGACATGGAGGCCAAGATCCGCGATTTCGGCCTCGCCAACGACATGACGCCGGGCAACCCGGAACTTGGCGAAATTCTCCGGCTCGCCAAGGAATACGGCTTTTCCGACCGCCAGCTCGCCGAAATGTGGAAGCGCCCCGAGGCGGACATCCGCCGCCTGCGCAAGGAATTCGGCATCCTGCCCACCTATTATCTCGTGGACACCTGCGCGGCCGAGTTCGAGGCCTACACCCCCTATTTCTACTCCACCTACGAGACCGGCGACGAGATGCAGGTGAGCGACCGCCGCAAGGTGCTCATCCTCGGCGGCGGCCCCAACCGCATCGGCCAGGGCATCGAGTTCGACTACTGCTGCTGCCACGCCTCTTTCGCGCTGCGCGACGCGGGCATCATGGCCATCATGGTCAATTCCAATCCCGAGACCGTCTCCACGGACTATGACACGTCCGACCGGCTCTATTTCGAGCCGCTCACCTTCGAGGACGTGATGAACATCGTGGAGAAGGAAAAGCCCGAGGGCGTCATCGTCCAGTTCGGCGGCCAGACGCCGCTGAACCTGGCCGTGCCGCTCATGCGCGCGGGCGTGCCCATCCTCGGCACCTCGCCGGACGCCATCGACCGCGCCGAGGACCGCGAGCGCTTCCAGGCGCTCATCGAGAAGCTCGGGCTGCTCCAGCCGCCCAACGGCACGGCCATGGACCTCGAGCAGGCGCTGGAAGTGGCCGAGCGCATCACCTACCCTGTGGTGGTGCGGCCGAGCTATGTGCTCGGCGGCCGGGCCATGGCCGTGGTGTACGACGCCGCGGAGCTCACCGACTATTTCCGCGAGCAAGTGCCGGAAAAGCCCGAGCACCCCATCCTCATCGACAAGTTCCTCGAGCACGCCATCGAGGTGGACGTGGACGCCCTCTCGGACGGCAACGAGGTCTATATTGCCGGCATCATGGAGCATATCGAGGAGGCGGGCATCCACTCGGGCGACTCGGCCTGCGTGCTCCCCTCCTTCTCGCTCTCCTACGACCACGTCGCCAACATCGCCGCCCAGGCCGAGGCGCTGGCCCGGGAGCTCAAGGTGGTGGGCCTCATGAACATCCAGTTCGCCATCAAGGGGGACGACATCTATATCCTGGAGGTCAATCCCCGCGCCTCGCGCACCGCGCCCTTCGTCTCCAAGGCCACGGGCGTGCCGCTCCCCTATCTCGCCACGCAGGTCATGCTCGGGAAGACGCTGGACGAGCTCGACCCCTGGAGCCTCAGGCGCGGCGGCTTCACCTGCGTCAAGGAAGCGGTGATGCCCTTCCAGCGCTTCCCGGGGGTGGATATCATCCTCGGGCCCGAGATGCACTCCACGGGCGAGGTCATGGGCATGGGCGCGGACTTCGCCGAGGCCTTCCTCAAGAGCCAGATAGCGGCCGGGCAAAGGCCCCCGCGCTCGGGCAAGGTCTTCCTCTCGGTCAATGACCGCGACAAGCCCTATGTGGCCGACGTGGCGGCGTTGTTCGCGGACCTCGGCTTCCACCTGCTCGCCACGCGCGGCACCGCGAAAGTGCTGCGCGAGCGCGGCCTTGAGGTGGAGGAAGTGCGCAAGGTCTACGAGGGGCGGCCCAATATCGTGGACCTCATCATCAACCATGAGGTCGCGCTCGTCATCAACACGGCCTCGGGCAAGAACACGGCCAAGGATTCCAAGGCCATCCGCCGCGCGGCCCTGACGTGGAAGGTGCCCTACTGCACCACCCTCGCCGCGGCCCGGGCCACGGCCACGGCGCTGGCCGCCGGGCGCGACGTGACCCATGTGGAAACCCTTCAGGAATACTATGCGCGGGATGCGCGGGGGCAGGAATGA
- a CDS encoding WcbI family polysaccharide biosynthesis putative acetyltransferase, with translation MAKSLCILHANCQGDALRPLLENTPAFARLFEIRQLCNYTREEVADKDLAACGLFLHQRLAPRWGEIATERLLPRLGPQAQAIILPNLFFKGYWPFWTNAFQGIDFADSLLEKLLGAGLSPEDALRLYLKGDPALLGDVEAVAEESLAREEAKEADAPIRTAHILRERWREEQLFLTVNHPGNALLFHVAEELLRLLGLGPLPASVRAAYAHPQAEFWLPLHPALGPQLGLAFANRERRYPVFGASLTHQEYTAAYLSCRAHGVKNLVGFLRGMGEDAAAAAGEKPALPAKDA, from the coding sequence ATGGCGAAGTCCCTCTGCATCCTCCACGCCAACTGCCAGGGCGACGCGTTGCGGCCGCTGTTGGAGAACACGCCGGCCTTCGCGCGGCTGTTCGAGATACGGCAGCTTTGCAATTACACGCGCGAGGAAGTGGCGGACAAGGACCTCGCCGCCTGCGGGCTCTTCCTGCACCAGCGGCTCGCCCCGCGCTGGGGGGAAATCGCCACCGAGCGCCTGCTGCCCCGCCTCGGGCCGCAGGCCCAGGCCATCATCCTGCCCAACCTCTTTTTCAAGGGCTACTGGCCCTTCTGGACGAACGCCTTTCAGGGCATCGACTTCGCCGACAGCCTGCTGGAAAAGCTGCTCGGAGCAGGCCTTTCCCCGGAGGACGCCCTGCGCCTCTACCTCAAGGGCGACCCGGCGCTGCTGGGCGATGTGGAGGCCGTGGCCGAGGAGTCCCTCGCCCGCGAAGAAGCCAAGGAAGCGGACGCCCCCATCCGCACGGCCCACATCCTGCGCGAGCGCTGGCGCGAGGAGCAGTTGTTTCTCACGGTGAACCACCCGGGCAACGCGCTGCTCTTCCATGTGGCGGAGGAGTTGCTGCGCCTGCTCGGCCTCGGGCCGCTGCCCGCGAGCGTGCGCGCCGCCTATGCGCACCCGCAGGCGGAATTCTGGCTGCCCCTGCACCCGGCCCTGGGTCCGCAGCTGGGGCTCGCCTTTGCAAACCGGGAGCGCCGCTACCCGGTGTTCGGCGCGAGCCTCACGCACCAGGAATATACCGCCGCCTATCTCTCCTGCCGGGCGCACGGCGTCAAGAACCTTGTGGGTTTCTTGCGCGGCATGGGCGAGGACGCGGCGGCTGCGGCAGGAGAGAAGCCGGCATTGCCTGCGAAAGACGCTTGA
- a CDS encoding TraR/DksA family transcriptional regulator has protein sequence MDVFDQATELERMDRESALVRARASMDRGGPEWIDGVACCRECGEPIPQKRLDALPGVGLCRACQEEREQGMH, from the coding sequence ATGGATGTTTTCGACCAGGCCACGGAACTGGAACGCATGGACAGGGAATCCGCCCTCGTGCGGGCGCGCGCATCCATGGACCGGGGCGGCCCGGAGTGGATAGACGGCGTGGCCTGCTGCCGGGAATGCGGCGAGCCCATCCCGCAGAAGCGGCTCGACGCGTTGCCGGGCGTGGGCTTGTGCCGCGCCTGCCAGGAGGAGCGCGAACAGGGGATGCACTAG
- a CDS encoding NAD(P)H-dependent oxidoreductase, with protein sequence MQIYGINGSPRSNWNTGTILQNVLDGFAESRDDALTEKIDLYSLSYKGCVSCFECKRLGGPSYGRCAIKDQLGPLLPNILEADALVIASPIYFSDITGMMRCFLERLLFPLFVYDKDYSSLAPKKLRTAFVYTMNVPHDRMERMQYPERLAPMESFVGRCFGHEPRRLYVCDTYQFKDYSKYKMEVFSEAEKARQREMEFPIDCRRARELGAALAADVAGEP encoded by the coding sequence ATGCAGATCTATGGCATCAACGGCAGCCCGCGCAGCAACTGGAACACGGGCACCATCCTCCAGAATGTGCTCGACGGCTTTGCCGAAAGCCGGGACGACGCGCTCACGGAAAAGATCGACCTCTACAGCTTGAGTTACAAGGGCTGTGTGAGCTGCTTCGAGTGCAAGCGCCTGGGCGGGCCTTCCTATGGGCGCTGCGCCATCAAGGACCAGCTCGGGCCGCTGCTCCCCAACATCCTTGAGGCGGATGCGCTCGTCATCGCCTCGCCCATCTATTTCAGCGACATCACGGGCATGATGCGCTGCTTCCTCGAGCGCCTGCTCTTCCCGCTCTTCGTCTATGACAAGGATTACAGCTCGCTCGCGCCCAAGAAGCTGCGCACGGCCTTTGTCTACACCATGAACGTGCCGCACGACCGCATGGAGCGCATGCAGTACCCCGAGCGGCTCGCGCCCATGGAGTCCTTCGTGGGCCGCTGCTTCGGCCACGAGCCGCGCAGGCTCTATGTGTGCGACACCTACCAGTTCAAGGACTATTCCAAGTACAAGATGGAGGTCTTCTCCGAGGCGGAAAAGGCCCGCCAGCGCGAGATGGAATTCCCCATCGACTGCCGGCGCGCCCGCGAGCTTGGCGCGGCCCTTGCCGCCGACGTGGCCGGCGAGCCCTAG
- the yidD gene encoding membrane protein insertion efficiency factor YidD — MAGIVRRLCILPIRLYQCCISPLLPPACRFTPTCSAYAAEAILRHGIARGGWLALRRLMRCHPWGGSGYDPVPPPRRRPGDPPSSEE, encoded by the coding sequence GTGGCCGGCATAGTCCGCAGGCTCTGCATCCTGCCCATCCGCCTGTACCAGTGCTGCATCTCGCCGCTCCTGCCGCCGGCCTGCCGCTTCACGCCCACCTGTTCCGCCTATGCCGCCGAGGCCATCCTCCGGCACGGCATCGCGCGCGGCGGCTGGCTCGCCCTGCGGCGCCTCATGCGCTGCCACCCCTGGGGCGGTTCGGGCTATGACCCGGTGCCACCCCCAAGACGTCGCCCCGGCGACCCGCCTTCGTCCGAGGAGTAG